In the genome of Deinococcus deserti VCD115, one region contains:
- a CDS encoding methylenetetrahydrofolate reductase: protein MTRVSIELVPRSRSALRAELQAVAEHLPGVDTVNIPDLTRFSTRSWHGCAFARPHYRAIPHIRAVDLNPHEPLPMAAHLDEHGLDEVLIVSGDAPADMSARVYDVDAITAIRRFARELPHVRVYAGLDPYRQSLAREQDYLERKLEAGAVGFFTQPFFDLRLMETYADLIPQQAEVWWGATSVTEEGSLNYWRTRNHAVFPRSFQPTLEWNRQFAAQMLAFAQERNQHAYFMPVRADTLAYLGGLL from the coding sequence GTGACGCGCGTGTCTATTGAACTTGTGCCCCGGTCGCGCTCGGCGTTGCGTGCAGAACTGCAGGCAGTCGCAGAACATCTGCCGGGGGTGGATACGGTCAATATTCCGGATCTGACGCGCTTTTCGACGCGTTCATGGCACGGCTGCGCTTTCGCACGTCCGCACTACCGGGCCATTCCGCACATCCGCGCTGTGGATCTCAACCCTCATGAACCACTGCCGATGGCGGCCCACCTGGATGAGCACGGACTGGATGAAGTCCTGATTGTTTCCGGTGACGCACCTGCCGACATGAGTGCCCGCGTTTACGATGTGGACGCCATCACGGCAATTCGGCGTTTTGCCCGGGAATTGCCTCATGTCAGGGTCTACGCTGGCCTTGACCCCTACCGCCAGTCGCTGGCCCGCGAACAGGACTATCTGGAGCGAAAGCTGGAAGCCGGAGCTGTGGGCTTCTTTACCCAACCGTTTTTTGACCTCCGTCTGATGGAAACGTACGCCGACCTCATTCCGCAGCAAGCCGAAGTCTGGTGGGGGGCAACCTCTGTAACCGAAGAAGGGTCGCTGAACTACTGGCGCACCCGCAACCATGCCGTATTCCCGAGGAGCTTTCAGCCGACCCTGGAATGGAACCGCCAGTTTGCAGCCCAGATGCTTGCCTTTGCCCAGGAGCGCAACCAGCACGCATACTTCATGCCGGTGCGCGCGGACACGCTGGCATATCTGGGCGGGCTGCTGTAG